The sequence GAACTGCTACATACCCCTTGCTAGTTTCTAATTTAAATGACTTTTCTCTTAATTCCAACTATAAACACATAAACAGTCTGTTTTGTATAGATacgtttaatttatattatctgcatttaaattcaaatcccCTAAAGTCTGCTAGACAAAATGCAATTTGCAAATTTTATCGTTTATAtactaaaatatatatgtatatagaatgcAAAACtgctatataaatataaatatataatgttAAATACATTTTCGTATAAGTGTAATgtgtacatatttacatacaaactagAGCGTTAAAAGAATTCTAAAAGCAAATGCATAGAGACAAAGTATATGTataattaaatcaatttaaaacaaatttttaagaaataatgattataaattaaataatataaaagtttatatatttatgtgttaaagtttaaaagaaaaataatatatatatataaataaaaagaaaattaaaaaaaaaaaaataataaaataaaaactaaaagttaaTAACACTGAATCAAGTAGCAAGTGTAACATTGCCTAGTTTTAGGCTTGAAATCAATcattaaaatagtattttgaagtttgttgtattacacttgctgctaaaaattaaactataaaCCAACAATTATtgctaaatttcaatttatagaaattattgaaatcatatttttaagctaatttccagaaaaatttccaaaaataatttattataataattgtaaattctttttttattattacaaatcatttaaatgtaaacTAAAATTAAGCTTAATATTAAgtcatataaattaataaaatatctttgtttttctaattgcaaacataaatgaaaaaaattatggcatatttttaggcaaaaCTGCTGATCAATGAACTgcttattattaataatttatacataaatgcatatttttcaaatttaaattaatattgaaaacaaaaacactgaaataaaaaagaaaatatttcaaaaaactgagttttatttgaattaaaaaacaaaaaagtttggtAAGACAATTTTATTACCATCACAGCCTCTATTCATCACAAAACTtataataacacagtgcaaaatgaaaaaaataaccatatacggacaccacaaCATGTTAAAAGACCAAAACAAATTttcgtgtctcccagttttgcccaaagaaGATTTGGGAcatcggtgtcatttttgcataaaagtgttaattttctcaggctcatatcttgcaaacagtgcagaattttgatttactctctgaggcaaagttgtagcccttgcaataaagaacaaaaattgtgaacatataaaatcaaaaaaaccttatcttcaagataaaaatcgcaaaaaactttaattctatttttttaaacttttttcctcTGTACAGGTCCTTAGGTAGCAAATCGTTcgaaattcaaggaaacaattaactacaaaaatgtatctaagatctcaataaacaactttctagaacatgtgaacttcctaggaaggattcttaacaccgtttaggtaggtcaaaaTAAGTTAGtatgaaaaaattaagaaaattagtgttttgggccataaagtattctattattataaactaaagcatacttttaggcagcttaaaaaaaaatttataactaaatttatttcgattttttttaaagttttttgcgattttgatctcgaaaatgaagtttttttgattttaaatgttgaaaatttttgttcCTTACGACAAGGGCTACAAATTTGTGTCatagagtaaatcaaaattccgaactgtttgctagatatgagcctgagaaaattatcagtttttttgcagggtagaaaatgcattccaatttgccaattgtctaaattttagtattcagtgatattctttgaattattacaaataaatcgtaataaaaatgaacttaagcctaattaaaaatttactcctTTATTAATATACCAAGTCTTGTCCCAATCCCTGCAGTAATAcagattttattaaacattttcttaaaaataactcTAGTGCGtatgatttatattaattatgacaaaaatatttcaaaaataataatatgactagaaattgaagaaattttaacaaatttgttatgatatctatagaatataataaaagaaatattgaccATTAAAATCCTTTATTTTAAGGTTTCAGAATTTACCAGAATTGatttaatttaagtaaaattttttaagtttttaaaaataattaattttttttcgtatttttgtttatcgtatcttcacaaaataatgtgaactatcagtaatttgttcaaatcttaaatctaaatatttatttttatttacgtcccaccacagttggacgaaaaatgatgtttaatttatagatcctatcatctgcacaggtctgttggattccttctacTTAGTCTTCttattaatgttcgtgcaagtgggttagggtgaacttctaactttttcaaatatgactccgcttgttttttttatttaatttttcaccaggaagacacctaggtccttatgaatgttaaaatTTCGCACATACCAGGGCGCTGCAGttatcattcttaatattttattttggaatctttgaatttttcaatattagaagctgaggccgtacCCCATAATTAAATTCCAttgcaccatatgggttttattattgggCTGTAAAGcaaaagtttacaatctaaactcaatctcgagtttttagtaaatttgtagtaattttaacttaatttgagtcaatttcgtatctatatgcttttccAGGttagacgtcggtctagatgagTGCCCCGATAGAACAGTCgttagtgtgctggactattaatctgagggttgcgggttcgattccccgtcagagactctgggtgtacaagcaaaacgcttcgcagtttgtgtttgtttttttaaaaaaaaaaacaagtatgaaagtatggtcggtcaagcccgaccatataataccctaaattaaaatttttcttttaaaatttcaataatttatatttttgagtgattttcggaagtgggcttatatgggggctatgaccaattatggaccgatcaccatgaaattaggtcgtgtgattaatgtctatattaaagttaactatgttgaattttgtgtgtttaccaacatttttaagcgatttatgcacgttaaagtgattttcggaagcgggtctatatgggagctatgactaattatggaccgatcgtaacaaaatttggtgaaatgaattttgtgtatataaaacttatttggagcggaatttgtggagatacatatataaattaaacatttatgaccgataaagtccaatttcgggtggacatttgtatgggggctaggtgaaatagtggaccgatttcagccggtttcaataggcttggtccttgagcagaaaaaataatatgtaccaagtttgatcgaaatatcttcaaaattgcgacctgtactctgcgcacaaagtttatatggacagccagccagccagccagccagccagccgaccagacggacggacggacggacggacggacatcgcttaatcgactctgaaagtgattctaagtcgatcggtatactttaaggtgggtgttacactaatatttttgggcgttacaaacatctgcacaaacgcattataccctccccactatggtggtgtagggtataaaaaaaaagatgcagacctagatatttaacttcagtttgttgaggtattatatgattatttattaggattggagggcacgattctctacgcagtGTGAATGTaagatatatacatttttgctcgtttacttttattctccattgttttaaccacctttctatgtcgagtatatggtcttgtaaaagtacagatgcttcttgggggttttcatgaatggctagaatagctgtgtcatcagcaaatgttgatatgTGGGTACGactgttagttggcatatcacaagtatatagcaaatataggaagggacccagtatacttccttggggtacgcctgcttcaataggctgtggtgaacttatgaagtctccctctttaagaacgaactttcgatgacttaaataactttctagatgcttatgtgtgtttactggtaaatattgttttattttaattttaatagaagagcgcagaataatattttttttcttcaaatgtcttagATATGATATCTACCagcctgtgagtttgttctatggtgttatgtttttcccGAAATcagaattgatgagttggaatataatcaaaatgattcaccatcggctttaacttgttcATTAagagtttttcgaatagctttgatatatttgacaatgggtctatatgattccactttagtgtgatcttttcccggcttaggtatcattgtaactaaagaaaccttccattctggtggataatattcaaggcgtaatatagcattaaaaataaataggattattcttaatgcaatttggggtagctcgaggagcatcttgttactgattttatcaatgccaaatatatcgctaagaacaccagaaaatatCGATATCTCTCTTAAAAATcttgaacaaaacttaaaaattgctTTTGAACAAGCCACTCAAACAACtcaacaaataagatacaatagagtatattctgcagacattgaaaagttattagctgaaaaaagaagagttcgttgagagtggcaactctacagatcccctcaacttaaaacggagcttagaaaatgtcgtaaacgcctcagtatgcttcttcacaaacgcaaaactgaaTCGATTATCGATCATTTCGCGCTCTAGAGTGATGAATCTCTCTAAAGCGCACAATGGGACGactttcattaagcgcttcctatctttaaattaaaataaaacaaaatgtgtgtGTGATCtcaattaagttttttattcgtttgaaaggcctatcgatgccatccgaaatgtccaattttccatgactctgacGCATTAATCAGACTGAATTCATGAAATTTTGCTTTGCATTTAtggtcgattgtgagcaaactagcgaataaaatattattcgaataattatgaacgaaaaatcaatagtaaaacaactaatttataacaaaaacttaattcaaaatattttgttgtaatattcgaatattaaagcaaaatttaatcgaataatcgttCAAATAACGGCTTCACAATGACACAACTTAATAGGAATCagtataataatgaaaaatattaaataatataagatttttgaaacgaatgaaatattattcgaataatttaaaaactaataatcgCTTAAAATCAACAGAGTTGTAATACAAATTTCATCTAAACTGTTAAATTAGAaacttttggtataaaatatgatttttgcatcgaataaaattttaatcgaataattgcaaacgaataaatgttaaaattgtatCTTCAAAACCAGAAAATTTAAACCAAATCGATACTGatattaaaactattaaaaatataagatttttttgtagcgaataaaatattattcgaataattaaacaaCGAATAATCGGTTCAAATCATCAAGTGGAGGCTGTGCGAGAAACGATACGAATATGCCCAAAATTGTAAaacaagaaaaagaaaattattattattttaataaaatcagtCTTCGGCTAATACTTGTTATAAGCAGACGCATTATCAAAACACTcggattgtttattttttacttttctcgTTATCGCTTTACAaagtgtttctttttttctctacgcattttaatacatatattcTATAGCGCGctaaaaacaactacaacatgCCCACAGGGCCCCCCAACCTTGGGGACAATCGTTTCACTTTACTAGCTGATTCGATAAGTCCTAAacgtaaaaaaacaaaatataaagacACAACACCATTCCCTCAATTACCTAAAGTTCAACCTCCCAATCCCAAATATATAATCATGCAAACAATAGACCCTAAAAAACCTATATCTAGTTTTTCCTGCTTTGCTGTGAATAGAGCAATAGAATTAATTAGCAAAGACATTACATCTATAACCCAGCTACGTGATGGAAACCTCCTCTTATTGGTGAACAACAAGCAAACTGCTGACAAATTTCTTCAGTCCAAGGAACTGGTTGGCCTATGCACAATTCAATGTAAGCTACATGAAAACCTAAATAGTACAAAAGGAACAATCTACGCCCCATATCTTAATGACATCCCAGAAGACGAAATCATCAGGGAACTTTCCAGCCAAGGTGTAATCGACAtttacaaattccaaaaaaaaatagacgATAAAATGATAAAAAGTGGAGTAGTTCTTCTTACATTCGATTTATATCATTTGCCAGAAAAAATCAAAGTTTCTTGGAACACGGTAAATATTCGAGAATATATACCCAATCCGATGCGTTGCAAAACATGCCAAAAACTAGGTCACACAATAAAACATTgcaaaaatgatcctatttgtGTTCAATGTAACTTACCACCTCATAAACCATCAGATTGTTCTCGCACCCAATGCGCAAACTGCCTCGAAGAACATGCAGCCTCATCTAACAAATGTACTAAGTTCATTCAACAGAAAGAAATTcttagaattaaaattaaaaacaaatgtacAATAAGTGAAGCTAAACGTATTCATAAGTCTTCCATAAGTTTAATATCTCCAAATGCCTCTTTCTCCTCAATTGTATCAAATTATACACCAACACCTAAtattgcaaaaaacaaaaatgatatTACCCATAAtactaattataataaaaacatcacagtaaataaagaaattgaaaaaaacgaaaataaagaAGTAAGTAATAAGACTGCACAAAAACTTACCATCAATAGCACAGCTCCCTCCACCTCAtctacaaacaataaaaaagtaattccaAATAATCCCACAACCATCACAGAACAACAACAATCAACTACTGAACAAATCAAACAAAAccagtttttaaataatcaacAACTCTTAAATAGAGTacaagaaataataaataaacctgGAAAGCAACTAACTAAAACACTTGACGATGCAATGGATTATCAAATAATCCAGTCTAGCGAAGAagagtaaataattatttaactcTCCCACCTACTATACTCTCACTTCCCATCAATATGATCAAAATAATTCAGTGGAATATCAACggttacaaaaacaattttaatgaacTATCTCTTCTCATAAATGAGTATAGCCCTGACATTATAGCGTTACAAGAAACTCATATACCTCAGAACACTTCAATTATAATTACTCATACACTATACGAGGGGTACTTTTATAATTTACCCAATGTAACAACATCAAAACAAGGTATTAGCATActtgtaaagaaaaatataccGCATGAAATTATATTTCACAACACAAAAATCGCTTCATTGGAACTCGTTATTAATCTTAATCCTATGTTTTCTATTATAAACTGTTATATTCCACCACACCAACAGTTTACTAATCAAGATTTAAATGATATATTACATCCCaccaaacaaaattgtttactaCTAGGTGACTTTAATGCCTGGAGTACTATCTGGGGTTCACAAACAACCAACTCAAGGGGGAAAATCGTGGAGAACCTAATTTTCTCGaaaaatctaatattattaAACGATGGATCAGTTACACACTTATCTACTCATAATTCATTTACAAACGTTGATTTGTCTTTTTGCAATTCACAAATTGCACCTTGTATATCGTGGAAAACTCTTAATTCATTATATGGCAGCGATCACCTACCTATCCTTCTCAGTTTAGGATGTGACTCTAactcaacaaaatataaaccaatcaacaaatttaaaattgataaagcCGACTGGA comes from Calliphora vicina chromosome 2, idCalVici1.1, whole genome shotgun sequence and encodes:
- the LOC135950878 gene encoding uncharacterized protein LOC135950878, which encodes MPTGPPNLGDNRFTLLADSISPKRKKTKYKDTTPFPQLPKVQPPNPKYIIMQTIDPKKPISSFSCFAVNRAIELISKDITSITQLRDGNLLLLVNNKQTADKFLQSKELVGLCTIQCKLHENLNSTKGTIYAPYLNDIPEDEIIRELSSQGVIDIYKFQKKIDDKMIKSGVVLLTFDLYHLPEKIKVSWNTVNIREYIPNPMRCKTCQKLGHTIKHCKNDPICVQCNLPPHKPSDCSRTQCANCLEEHAASSNKCTKFIQQKEILRIKIKNKCTISEAKRIHKSSISLISPNASFSSIVSNYTPTPNIAKNKNDITHNTNYNKNITVNKEIEKNENKEVSNKTAQKLTINSTAPSTSSTNNKKVIPNNPTTITEQQQSTTEQIKQNQFLNNQQLLNRVQEIINKPGKQLTKTLDDAMDYQIIQSSEEE